One region of Daphnia pulicaria isolate SC F1-1A chromosome 7, SC_F0-13Bv2, whole genome shotgun sequence genomic DNA includes:
- the LOC124350720 gene encoding dihydropteridine reductase-like, translating to MSRTRKRAMATSNAAKEETSNGRRLLQTHNNNPWWLLARNLFCLFLLSLVTTVALVKFFASVQHQPASNTNAMSSSASKIIVYGGRGALGSAIIKHFKAKNYWVGSIDLANNDEADANILVAPDSSWTEQEKAVLEDVAKVLDGQSLDAILCVAGGWAGGNAAHADFVKNADLMWKQSVWSSVLASAIASKHLKEGGLLTLTGAKPALEGTPGMIGYGMAKAAVHQLTKSLAAGDGGLPKDSSVLTILPVTLDTPMNRKWMPKADHSTWTPLEYVSEMMEKWANKEDRPASGSLVQLLTETGVTKLVCA from the exons ATGTCTAGAactagaaaaag AGCCATGGCAACGTCCAATGCCGCCAAAGAGGAAACGTCGAATGGCCGTCGGCTGCTACAGACCCATAATAATAACCCTTGGTGGCTCCTCGCAAGGAATTTATTTTGTCTCTTTCTTCTGAGTTTAGTAACAACGGTTGCACTGGTCAAATTCTTTGCCTCCGTTCAACATCAACCAGCGTCCAACACAAACGCCATGTCGTCAAGCGCATCAAAAATCATAGTTTACGGAG GTCGTGGAGCCCTTGGAAGTGCCATTATCAAGCACTTTAAAGCCAAGAACTAT TGGGTTGGAAGTATTGATCTGGCAAATAACGATGAAGCAGATGCCAACATCCTGGTGGCTCCTGACTCTTCCTGGACTGAGCAG GAGAAAGCTGTTTTGGAGGATGTGGCCAAAGTGCTCGATGGTCAATCCCTTGATGCCATTTTATGTGTGGCTGGCGGGTGGGCAGGAGGCAATGCTGCACATGCTGATTTTGTCAAAAATGCAGACCTCATGTGGAAGCAGAGTGTCTGGTCCTCTGTCCTCGCTTCAGCCATTGCCTCAAAGCACTTAAAGGAAGGTGGACTGCTAACCCTAACTGGGGCTAAACCAGCTTTGGAAG GCACTCCCGGCATGATTGGATATGGAATGGCTAAAGCAGCTGTGCACCAGCTTACAAAGTCCTTGGCTGCAGGGGATGGTGGTCTACCCAAAGACTCTTCTGTTCTGACCATCCTCCCAGTCACCTTGGACACGCCAATGAACCGTAAATGGATGCCTAAAGCTGATCATTCCACATGGACTCCTCTTGAATATGTTTCAGA GATGATGGAGAAATGGGCGAACAAAGAGGATAGGCCTGCAAGTGGCAGCCTAGTTCAACTACTTACCGAGACTGGCGTAACTAAATTGGTGTGTGCTTAA